In Lentibacillus amyloliquefaciens, one DNA window encodes the following:
- a CDS encoding LapA family protein, with the protein MRGQTYVIFAIIFVIIVAVFAVINVNPVEVNYLFGSGEAPLILVILFSVLMGGIITAAAGLVKIIRLQRERNVLRTEKQQMQKTLKEHNLLSESEAKNKANDDSDNTHNDK; encoded by the coding sequence TTGCGAGGTCAAACTTATGTCATTTTTGCCATTATTTTTGTTATTATTGTTGCGGTATTCGCAGTGATCAATGTCAATCCCGTAGAAGTTAATTATCTGTTTGGAAGCGGTGAAGCACCACTGATACTCGTTATCTTGTTTTCTGTATTAATGGGAGGCATCATAACGGCGGCGGCCGGACTTGTGAAGATTATCCGGTTGCAGCGTGAGAGAAATGTGCTGCGGACAGAGAAACAACAAATGCAAAAAACATTAAAAGAACATAATTTATTAAGTGAGTCCGAGGCCAAAAATAAAGCAAACGACGACTCTGATAATACTCATAACGATAAATAA
- the secDF gene encoding protein translocase subunit SecDF — MKTRGRIVAFFLIVLILAGTIGSTVTGITKDINLGLDLQGGFEVLYEVEPVEEDQETDRELLESTVRILNDRVDRLGISEANIDIEGDDRIRVQLAGVENQAEARELLSTSARLSFRNVEDEQLMDGSDLVEGAASQDFSQQTNEPIVTLQLKDASKFRDITSELSSKYNPAVPFPQREDLLVIWMDYQEGDSFDEEVQKENSKYVSAAGVQETLNTTNVQITGNFTVDSAQRLADIINAGSLPVNMTELYSNTVGAQFGEQALDKTVFAAIIGISLVFLYIMIAYRFPGIIAAINLSVYIFLVLLIFNLMNGVLTLQGIAALILGVGMAVDANVITFERIKEEVREGKSIQAAFRAGSKNSLRAIVDANITTLLAATVLFTFGTSSVKGFATMLILSIVVSFLTAVFGTRLLMSLWVKSKFLKNRPGWFGVKRQDIKDIADSTEYEPKVFNRKPNVAQHRKKFFLASSIMVIVGGIVIGIFQLNPGIDFTSGSRIQLAAENSLNTDEIEDGLQELELEAESVVLTGDNNDGAILRYDRVIDEDRIADIQTYFKENFNADTSVSVVSPIVGEELVKNAIYAVAIASIGIVIYVTLRFELIFAVTSIIALVHDAFFILAIFSLTRIEFDVTIVAAILTIIGYSINDTIVTFDRIRENLRKQQRITSFKELAKIVNRSLVQTMTRSINTTVTTLIAVLAFLFLGAQSITGFAIALAVGLLAGTYSSLFLAAQIWLVWRGKNIKEKPVVFAKKKRTEGPQV; from the coding sequence ATGAAAACCAGAGGCAGAATTGTTGCCTTTTTTCTAATCGTACTTATTTTGGCAGGAACGATTGGGTCAACGGTAACAGGAATTACGAAAGATATTAACTTAGGTCTTGATCTTCAGGGCGGCTTTGAAGTTTTATATGAAGTTGAACCTGTCGAGGAAGATCAGGAGACTGACAGGGAACTGCTGGAATCTACTGTACGAATCCTGAATGATCGAGTGGATCGGCTGGGAATCAGTGAGGCAAACATCGATATAGAAGGTGATGACAGAATTCGTGTTCAGCTTGCCGGTGTTGAAAATCAGGCAGAAGCCCGTGAACTGCTGTCGACTTCTGCACGTCTGTCTTTCAGAAATGTGGAAGATGAGCAACTGATGGATGGAAGTGACTTGGTTGAAGGGGCTGCCAGTCAGGATTTCTCCCAGCAGACGAACGAGCCGATTGTGACATTGCAGCTGAAGGATGCATCGAAATTCCGTGACATCACAAGTGAATTATCTTCCAAATATAACCCGGCTGTTCCTTTTCCACAACGGGAAGATTTATTAGTGATTTGGATGGATTATCAGGAAGGCGATTCATTTGATGAAGAAGTACAGAAAGAAAATTCGAAATATGTTTCTGCCGCCGGCGTGCAAGAAACACTCAACACAACAAATGTCCAGATTACAGGTAATTTCACCGTTGATTCGGCCCAGCGACTCGCAGATATTATCAATGCCGGTTCGCTTCCGGTCAATATGACGGAGCTGTACTCCAATACAGTCGGGGCGCAGTTTGGTGAACAAGCACTTGATAAAACAGTTTTTGCAGCAATTATCGGCATAAGTCTTGTGTTTCTGTATATTATGATTGCCTATCGTTTCCCGGGCATTATCGCAGCCATTAACTTAAGTGTCTATATCTTCTTGGTTTTATTGATTTTTAATCTGATGAATGGTGTCCTGACACTTCAGGGAATTGCAGCATTAATTCTCGGTGTCGGTATGGCGGTGGATGCAAACGTCATTACATTTGAACGGATCAAGGAAGAAGTAAGGGAAGGCAAATCAATTCAGGCAGCATTTAGAGCCGGCTCGAAAAACTCTCTGAGAGCGATAGTCGATGCTAATATTACGACGCTGCTGGCTGCGACTGTGCTGTTTACATTCGGCACAAGCTCTGTAAAAGGGTTTGCGACAATGCTGATTTTAAGTATTGTTGTCAGTTTCCTGACCGCCGTTTTCGGAACACGATTGCTCATGAGTTTATGGGTAAAAAGCAAGTTCCTTAAAAATCGCCCGGGCTGGTTTGGTGTGAAACGACAAGATATTAAGGATATTGCTGATTCGACTGAATACGAACCAAAAGTTTTCAACCGGAAACCGAATGTTGCTCAGCACCGGAAGAAGTTTTTCTTAGCTTCATCCATAATGGTCATTGTTGGGGGAATTGTAATTGGTATATTCCAATTGAACCCGGGAATTGACTTTACCAGCGGATCAAGGATCCAATTGGCAGCAGAGAATAGCTTGAACACGGACGAAATCGAGGATGGCCTGCAGGAGCTTGAATTAGAAGCCGAATCGGTTGTATTGACCGGTGATAATAACGACGGAGCTATCCTCCGCTATGACCGAGTGATTGATGAAGATCGTATTGCTGATATACAGACGTACTTTAAAGAAAATTTTAATGCCGATACGAGTGTCAGTGTTGTCTCACCAATCGTCGGGGAAGAACTCGTTAAAAATGCCATCTATGCCGTTGCGATCGCGTCTATTGGCATTGTCATATATGTAACACTGCGATTTGAGTTGATCTTTGCGGTGACATCAATTATCGCCCTTGTACATGACGCCTTTTTCATTCTGGCGATATTCAGTCTGACCCGGATTGAGTTTGATGTGACGATTGTTGCCGCAATACTTACGATTATCGGTTATTCCATCAATGACACAATTGTCACCTTTGATCGGATCCGCGAGAATCTAAGGAAACAACAGCGCATCACATCGTTTAAGGAACTGGCAAAAATCGTTAATCGCAGTCTTGTGCAAACCATGACACGCAGTATTAACACAACTGTCACCACGTTGATTGCTGTCCTGGCGTTTCTCTTCCTTGGAGCACAATCGATTACCGGTTTTGCCATTGCACTTGCTGTCGGGCTCTTGGCGGGTACGTACTCGTCTCTGTTCCTGGCTGCACAGATATGGCTTGTCTGGCGCGGGAAGAATATTAAAGAAAAGCCGGTTGTTTTTGCCAAAAAGAAACGGACAGAAGGCCCGCAAGTTTAA
- a CDS encoding post-transcriptional regulator has translation MEVVKKVNDWKSEIEPALNSKAAELKLIGYNQATSEDVWKCLQEKVWKGEPSKRLYEIVQDIFHLSSNIYMSYLTINAHQDEDLAASIAALTGDNQTKNN, from the coding sequence GTGGAAGTTGTTAAAAAAGTGAATGATTGGAAATCAGAAATTGAACCGGCTTTAAACAGCAAAGCAGCCGAATTAAAGTTGATCGGATATAATCAGGCAACGAGTGAAGATGTATGGAAATGCCTGCAGGAAAAAGTGTGGAAAGGCGAGCCTTCCAAACGTTTATATGAAATTGTGCAGGATATTTTTCATCTGTCATCAAATATTTACATGAGTTATTTGACAATCAATGCTCATCAGGATGAAGACTTAGCGGCATCAATTGCTGCATTGACTGGAGATAATCAGACTAAAAACAATTAA